From Medicago truncatula cultivar Jemalong A17 chromosome 7, MtrunA17r5.0-ANR, whole genome shotgun sequence, a single genomic window includes:
- the LOC11446268 gene encoding protein TPLATE, translated as MDILFAQIQADLRSNDALRQSGALLQALQQSAAGRDIAVIAKSAVEEIVAAPASAVCKKLAFDVIRSTRLTPDLWDTVCTGIRNDFHFPDPDVTAAAVSILAAIPSYRLAKLISDCNKEISDCFDSQSDNLRFSITETLGCVLARDDLVTLCENNVNLLDRVSVWWGRIGANMLDRSDAVSKVAFDSVGRLFQEFSTKRMSKLAGDKLVDSENSLAIRSNWVSSMVDFVWKKRRALMARSLILPVENFRATVFPVVYSVKAVASGGVEVIRKLSKSSSVGGGGGEVDANAEKLVGVSDVVTHLAPFLVSSLEPALIYEVGINMLYLADVPGGKTEWASQSTIAILTLWDRQEFASARESIVRAVVTNLHLLDLNMQVSLFKRLLLMVRNLRAESDRMHALACICRTALCVDLFAKESVRRGQKPLPGTDIASLFEDARVSDDLNSVTSKSIFREELVASLVESCFQLSLPLPEQKNSGMEGRVIGALAYGTGYGALNWTEPSLEVVEVCRPCVKWDCDGRTYAIDCYLKLLVRLCCIFDTRSGVKRVKDGASQDQILNETRLQNLQRELVKNLREVNTPRILARLIWAIAEHIDIEGLDPLLADDPDDPLNVIISNIRKVLFNIDSTADTTNRVQDVQAVLISAQRLGSRHPRAGQLLTKELEEFRTNALADSVSKHQCRLILQRIKYASGHPDSRWAGVTAARGDYPFSHHKLTVQFYEASAAQDRKLEGLVHKAILELWRPDPSELTLLLTKGVDATSLKVPPTANTLTGSSDPCYVEGYHLADSSDGRITLHLKVLNLTELELNRVDVRVGLSGALYYMDGSSQAVRQLRNLVSQDPVLCSVTVGVSHFERCALWVQVLYYPFYGSGVVGDYEGDYAEEDPQVMRQKRSLRPELGEPVILRCQPYKIPLTELLLPHQISPVEFFRLWPSLPAIVEYTGTYTYEGSGFQATAAQQYGASPFLSGLKSLSSKPFHKVCSHIIRTVAGFQLCYAAKTWHGGFLGLMIFGASEVSRNVDLGDETTTMMCKFVVRASDASITKEIGSDLQGWCDDLTDGGVEYMPEDEVKSAAAERLRISMERIALLKAAQPRPKTPKSDDEEDEEEDKEKMKDGDEDEKKKGPSTLSKLTAEEAEHQALQAAVLQEWHMLCKDRTTEVN; from the exons ATGGACATCCTCTTCGCTCAGATCCAAGCCGACCTCCGTTCAAACGACGCTCTCCGTCAATCCGGCGCCCTTCTCCAAGCCCTCCAACAATCCGCCGCGGGTCGCGACATCGCCGTCATCGCTAAATCCGCCGTCGAAGAGATCGTCGCTGCCCCCGCTTCCGCCGTCTGCAAAAAACTCGCCTTCGACGTCATCCGCTCCACTCGCTTAACCCCAGATTTATGGGACACTGTCTGTACTGGTATCCGCAACGACTTCCATTTCCCTGATCCCGATGTAACCGCCGCCGCTGTTTCCATTCTCGCCGCTATCCCTTCTTATCGCTTAGCGAAACTCATTTCAGATTGTAATAAAGAAATCTCTGATTGTTTTGATTCTCAAAGCGATAATCTGAGATTTTCAATTACTGAAACGCTTGGGTGTGTTCTCGCACGTGACGATCTCGTGACGCTTTGTGAGAATAATGTTAATCTTCTTGATCGTGTTTCCGTTTGGTGGGGTCGGATCGGTGCGAATATGCTGGACCGATCCGACGCCGTTTCGAAAGTTGCTTTTGATTCTGTTGGGAGACTTTTTCAGGAGTTTAGTACTAAAAGGATGAGTAAGCTTGCTGGTGATAAGCTTGTTGATAGTGAAAACTCGTTAGCGATTCGGTCGAATTGGGTTTCTTCTATGGTTGATTTTGTTTGGAAGAAACGTAGGGCGTTAATGGCAAGATCGTTGATTTTGCCGGTTGAGAATTTTCGGGCTACTGTGTTTCCGGTGGTTTATTCGGTTAAAGCTGTTGCTTCCGGTGGGGTTGAGGTTATTCGGAAGCTTTCGAAGTCTTCTAGTgtaggtggtggtggtggtgaggtTGATGCTAATGCTGAGAAATTGGTTGGTGTTTCGGATGTGGTTACACATTTGGCTCCGTTTTTGGTTTCATCGTTGGAACCGGCGTTGATTTATGAGGTTGGGATTAATATGTTGTATTTGGCTGACGTGCCTGGAGGGAAAACGGAATGGGCATCACAATCGACTATTGCTATTCTTACACTGTGGGATAGGCAGGAATTTGCTTCTGCTAGAGAGAGTATTGTTAGGGCTGTTGTTACCAATCTTCATCTGCTTGATCTTAACATGCAG GTTTCACTCTTCAAGAGGCTACTTTTGATGGTGAGAAACCTGAGAGCAGAATCTGATCGCATGCATGCTTTAGCTTGTATTTGTAGAACAGCTCTTTGTGTGGATTTATTTGCTAAGGAAAGCGTCCGAAGAGGTCAGAAACCTCTCCCCGGAACTGATATTGCTTCCCTTTTTGAAGATGCTAGAGTGAGCGATGATCTTAATAGCGTtacaagtaaaagcatttttagGGAGGAGTTAGTTGCTTCACTGGTGGAAAGTTGCTTTCAGCTGTCTCTACCTTTGCCTGAACAGAAAAACTCGGGCATGGAGGGCAGGGTCATTGGAGCTTTGGCATATGGAACTGGTTATGGTGCATTAAACTGGACGGAACCTTCTTTAGAAGTGGTGGAAGTTTGTCGGCCGTGTGTTAAATGGGATTGTGATGGCCGCACCTATGCGATTGACTGCTACTTGAAGTTGCTTGTTAGGTTATGCTGCATATTTGATACTAGGAGCGGTGTAAAGAGAGTCAAAGATGGAGCTTCTCAGGACCAAATTTTGAATGAGACTAGATTGCAAAACTTGCAACGTGAACTTGTGAAGAATTTACGGGAG GTTAATACACCAAGAATATTGGCCCGACTTATATGGGCTATTGCGGAGCACATAGATATAGAAGGATTGGATCCACTCCTAGCAGACGACCCAGATGATCCTCTTAATGTCATTATTTCAAATATTCGTAAGGTTCTTTTCAATATTGACTCAACCGCAGATACAACAAATAGAGTTCAAGATGTACAGGCAGTTCTTATATCTGCTCAAAGATTGGGATCACGCCACCCTAGAGCTGGACAGTTACTTACTAAAGAGCTTGAAGAGTTTAGGACCAATGCTTTGGCTGATTCTGTAAGCAAGCACCAGTGCCGTTTGATATTGCAAAGAATCAAATATGCTTCAGGTCATCCTGATAGTAG GTGGGCTGGTGTTACAGCAGCCAGAGGTGATTACCCATTTAGCCACCACAAATTAACTGTTCAATTTTATGAAGCATCTGCTGCTCAGGATAGAAAGTTGGAAGGTTTGGTTCACAAAGCTATTTTAGAGCTATGGAGACCTGACCCCAGTGAACTAACCCTTTTGCTGACCAAAGGAGTTGATGCCACTTCACTTAAGGTTCCTCCTACTGCAAATACTTTAACTGGAAGCAGTGATCCTTGCTATGTTGAAGGTTATCATTTAGCAGATTCAAGTGATGGGAGGATAACTCTGCATTTAAAG GTCTTAAATTTAACCGAGCTCGAACTAAATCGGGTGGATGTACGTGTTGGATTATCTGGTGCATTATATTATATGGATGGTTCTTCTCAGGCAGTGCGGCAGTTGCGTAATCTTGTTTCACAG GATCCAGTGCTGTGCAGTGTAACAGTTGGTGTTTCCCACTTTGAAAGATGTGCCCTTTGGGTTCAAGTGTTGTATTACCCATTTTATGGTAGTGGTGTTGTTGGAGACTATGAAGGTGACTATGCTGAGGAAGATCCTCAAGTCATGAGACAGAAGAGAAGCTTAAGGCCCGAATTAGGTGAACCCGTGATTTTGAGATGTCAGCCTTATAAAATCCCATTGACTGAGCTGCTTCTACCGCACCAAATATCACCTGTTGAGTTTTTCCGACTGTGGCCCAGTTTGCCAGCTATTGTAGAATACACCGGTACATATACATATGAAGGGAGTGGCTTTCAGGCTACTGCAGCACAGCAGTATGGTGCATCACCTTTCTTGAGTGGACTGAAATCCTTGTCTTCCAAGCCATTCCACAAAGTTTGTTCACATATTATCCGCACAGTGGCAGGGTTTCAG TTGTGTTATGCTGCTAAAACATGGCATGGTGGCTTCTTGgggttgatgatttttggtgcAAGTGAAGTAAGTAGAAATGTGGATTTGGGTGACGAGACGACAACCATGATGTGCAAGTTTGTGGTACGAGCATCCGATGCATCTATTACTAAGGAGATTGGGTCAGATCTTCAGGGTTGGTGTGATGACCTTACTGATGGTGGGGTGGAGTATATGCCTGAAGATGAAGTGAAATCGGCTGCTGCCGAGAGACTCCGAATATCAATGGAAAGGATAGCCTTGTTAAAGGCAGCCCAACCACGACCCAAGACTCCAAAATCCGACGAcgaggaagatgaagaagaggataaagagaaaatgaaggatgGGGATGAAGATGAGAAAAAGAAGGGACCTTCAACACTGTCCAAATTAACTGCTGAGGAGGCTGAGCATCAAGCACTTCAAGCAGCAGTACTACAAGAGTGGCATATGCTCTGCAAGGATAGGACCACTGAAGTTAACTAA